The stretch of DNA CCTAAATACTCTTTATTTAAAGATTTTCCATTAGGAAAAACAAATATAAAAGATTTTTTTAATCACATTTTTGAAGAAAAGTTAAAATATGTAGGTCACAATCCACTAGCTTCTTATGTGATGATTTCTATGTTTGTTGTAGCAATTTTGGCAATAATAACAGGTGTTTTAGCCTTTGGTATTCAAGAAGGAAAAGGAATTCTTTCTTTTCTAAATAGTTCTTTTTTTAAGAAAATGGAACTTTTTGGTGAAATTCATGAATTCTTCTCAAGCCTATTTATAGCTTTAATAGTTGCTCATGTTGGTGGAGTTTTAGTTGATAGATTTTTACATAAAAAACAAGAAACTTTAAACTCTATAGTTACGGGTTATAAACTTACAAGTGAAAATGAAAGTATAAAATTAAACATTTATCAAAAGATGTTCTCCCTTCTTATGTTTATATTTTTTATTGGATTTATTATCTTTAATATTTATAATCCAAAAAATATTTTAGTTGCTTCGAAATATGAAGCAACAGACTACAAGACACAAAATGAACTTTTTGTAAACGAGTGTGCATCGTGCCACACTCTTTATCCCTCCCAATCTAATGCCAAAAAAATCATGGGAATTAATTATGTCTGATTTAGAAAATCATTTTGGTGATGATGCTTCTTTAGATGTTGAAACAAATAAAAATATTTTGGCTTTTTTACTTAAAAATAGTGCAGAAACTTCTACAATGGAAGCTAGTTTCAAATTTTTACAAAGCACAAAAAATCAAGATATAATAGCCTTGAGCAAAACAACTTTTTGGGAAAAAACCCACAAAGATATACCAAAAGAAATTTTTGATAATGAAAAAATAAAAAGCAAAGCAAACTGCAAAGCTTGTCATAGTGATATTGAAAAAGGATTAATTGAAGATGAAAATATTAAAAATCTTTCTGATTTTAAGTAGTTTATATCTATTTTTAAATGCTGATGATGACCATAAAAAATATAAACATTCATATAAAAATCTTGATTTTTTACATCTAAATCCTACTCAAATGGAAAAAATAAAAACTATTTTAATTGATTTTAAAAAAGAGTATAAAACTTTTTATGAATACAAAGAAAATCAAGAAGATTTACTTGAAGATTTGATGGAAGATAAAAATTTTGATGAAAAACAATATCTTAAAATCATAAGTGATATAAAAATAAAAGCAGCTATTTTAGAAGTTGAAAGATTAAAAAAAATACACGCAATATTAGATGAAAAACAAAGAGAAGAATTTGCAGAATATTTGGAGGAGTGGGAAATTGAATAAAAAAGTTTTATTAATTGAAGATGATTTACAAATGCAAAAATTTATATCTGAATATCTCAAAGATTATGGATTTGATTGTACAGCTTTTGCTCACCCAAAAGATGCTATTGAAAATTTTAAACATGAAGAAAATTACGAAATAATAATACTTGATTTAATGCTTCCTGATATGGATGGTTTTGATTTATTTAAAAAACTAAAATCCATAAGAAATATTCCTATTATTATCTCTTCAGCACGAGGTGATATAGGAAATAAAATTCATGGTTTTGAGTTAGGAGCTGATGATTATTTAGCAAAACCCTATGAACCAAGGGAATTGGTTTTAAGAATTGAACATATCTTAAAAAAGAGTTTTAATAAAACCATTAAAATAAATGATTTTATAATAGACAAAGAAAATAGAACCGTTTTATTGGATAATTTTCCAATTGATTTTACAAAAATAGAGTTTGAAATTTTTGTTTTCTTAAGTGAAAATCTAAATAAAATCTCATCGAGAGAACAAATTCTAAATGCAACTTCATTAGATATAAATACAAAAAACAGAACCATAGATATGCATATTTCAAACATAAGATATAAAATAGGTGACGATTCAAAAAATCCTAAATACATAAAATCTGTTTGGGGTATTGGTTATAAGTTTGTAGGTTAAAATGTCAATATTCAAAAAAATCTCAATTTTATTTATTTTAAGTCTTGTTTTGATGAGTGTTATAGGTTTTTGGACTGATAACATTAATTCAAAAAGAATGAATAAATTAATTCAAGAAAAATACCTAACAATTATAGAAGATATTTTTAAAAATATTGAAAATAAATCTTACATAGAAACTATTTTTAAAAAAAACAATTTAACTCCTTTTAAAGAATCTGGAACTTCTAGTAATGAAATAATTTATACTCAAAACTATACTTTTGGGAAAATTGAGATTTTAAAAGAGATGTTTGATGATGAATTTATTATAAAAATAAATTATTTAGATGAAGAATATATTTTAAAAACTCCCGATGAAAAAAATCTAAATGAAAAAAACATCTTAAATTTTCTAGTTTTTCTTGATATTTTTGTACTTTTTCTTATATTTTTATATATTTTAAATTTGCTAACTCCTTTGAAAAAAATTACTAAAGAGATTACAAATTTTGCAAATGGTGAACTTTCAAGCAGAATAAATATAAATTCAAAGGATGAAATAGGAATCCTTGCTGATTCATTCAACAAAATGGCAACTTCTTTAGAAAACTCTATAAAAACAAGGGAAGAACTCCTAAGAGATATTGGACATGAACTAAGAACTCCCATCGCAAAAGGTAAATTTGCCATAGAAAAAATAGATGATTTTTCTCAAAAAGAGTTATTAAAAAAGATATTTATTGACTTAGAAATATTAACAAATGAGCTAATAGAATTAGAAAAATTAAATCTTACAAAACTAAATATTACAACATTTAGTGCAGAAACTTTAATAATTGAATCCCTAGAAAAACTATATTTAGAAGATGAATCAAAAATAGAAATAAAAATAAATGAAGATTTTAAAATAAGTGGTGATTTACACTACTTATCAACTACACTTAAAAATCTAATTGATAATGCCCTAAAATACGCCATTTCATTTCCAATAATTATTGAAACAAATAAAAATGAAATCTCTATTTTAAACAAAGGAACTAAACTCTCAAAAGAGTTAGAATATTATCTAAAACCCTTTACTCAAGAATTAGCTCAAAGAGATGGATTTGGATTAGGACTTAGTATTGTAAAAAAAATCATTGATAAACATGGTTTTCAAGTTGATTATTCTTATGAAAATGAATTTAATATTTTTAGAATAAATTTTATTAATGGTAAATAAATTTTTACCATTTCAAAGACTTATAAGTAACTTTTAACTATGATTCCAACCTTAGATTTGTGGTACAAATAGAGACAATTACTTTTTAATCTCAACTCCGGATAGTAATACTTTTTTATAAAAGATTTATCCAAAATTTCAAACTCAAAACACAATGTTGAAAGGATTTTGCATGGATTATTTCAAGCAATTTAAACAAAACTATTTAGTTAATTTTTGGCGTCCAACACCTGCTGTTATTGCACTTGGTGTACTAGCAGCTTACTATTTTGGTATAACTGGAACCTATTGGGCAGTTACAGGAGAATTTACAAGATGGGGTGGACATATTCTACAATTCTTTGGTGTTGATATCAGCAATTGGGGATATTACAAAATTATGAAAATGGAAGGAACTTCTTTAACAAGAGTTGATGGAGTAATGATTATTGGTATGTTTGCTGGTTGTATTGCAGCTGCATTTTGGGGAAATAATGTAAAACTTAGAATGCCTGCAAGTAATATTAGAATTATGCAAGCCTTAATTGGTGGAATAATTGCAGGATTTGGAGCAAGACTTGGAATGGGTTGTAATCTTGCAAGTTTATTTACAGGAATTCCACAATTTTCTCTTCATGCTTGGTTTTTTACAATTGCTATGATTATTGGTGTTTATTTAGGAACAAAAGTTACAATGCTTCCTTTTTTCCAATCAAAAATCAAACTTCAAAAAGTATCTTGTAGCAAAGAATTACAAAAAGATGAAACACAAGTAAAATCATTTTTTAAATTTGGTACATTTGTATTTATTGCCGCAATTATTTGGGCTTTATATCTTATATTTTTTGCAAATAGTCAAAAACTAGGTATTGCGGTACTTTTTGGATGTGCTTTTGGTTTATTAATCGCAAAAGCTCAAATTTGTTTTACTTCTGCATTTAGAGATATTTTTACAACAGGAAGAAATGAACTTGCTATTGCTATTATAATTGGTATGGCTGTATCAACTCTTGGTGTTTTTAGTTACATTATGATTGGAACTCCTGCAAAAATTATGTGGGCTGGACCAAACGCAATACTTGGTGGATTATTGTTTGGCTTTGGAATTGTTTTAGCTGGTGGTTGTGAATGTGGTTGGATGTATAGAGCAGTAGAAGGACAAGTTCATTTTTGGATAGTTGGAATTGGAAATGTAATTGGAGCAACTTTCCTTGCATTTACTTGGGATAGTTTTTCATTATCGCTTGCAACTTCTTGGCCAAAAATAAATCTTCTTGAATCATTTGGTTCTTATGGCGGATTATTTATGAACTACATCTTGTTATTTTTACTATTTTTATTAATTCTAAAACTAGAAAGAAACTACAAACAAAAACTAAAGAATAAAGGAAATTAACCTATGAAAGAGAATATTACTCCTGATTATAGACTTGATATGCAAGGTGAACCTTGTCCTTATCCAGCTATTAAAACACTTGAAGCAATGGATAGTTTACAAAAAGGTGAAATCCTAGAGATAATCAGTGATTGTCCACAAAGTATAAATAACATTCCAATTGATGCTAAAAATCATGGATATAAAGTCTTAAATATAGATAGTAGTGGTCCAACTATTAAATATTTAATACAAAAATAAAGGGTTTATTTCCCCTTTATTAAAACTTATCTTTTAAAGAATCTCTAATTTTTAGAAATTCATCTAAATGTTCAAAGAAAATATCAACTAATGTTGGGTCGAAATGATTTCCTCTTTCTTCTTTAAAAAGATTGAATATTTTTTCATCACTCCAAGCTTCTTTATAAACCCTATCACTTCCCAAAGCATCAAAAACATCAGCAAGGGCTGTGATTCTTCCATAAATATGAATGTCTTCTCCACCTAAGCCTCTTGGATAACCACTTCCATCCCATTTTTCATGGTGTTCATTTGCTACAATTGCAGCCGTTTTTAAAAGTGGTCTATTTGAATGTTTAAGCATTTCATATCCTAAAGCTGAATGAGTATCCATGATTTTTCTCTCAGCTTCATCAAAACGACCAGGTTTATTTAATATTGCATCAGGAATTGCAACTTTTCCTATATCGTGCATTGGACTTGCTTGTTTTAATAACTCAGCTTCTTTTTCATCTAAACCATAATACAAAGCCAAAAGTTTTGAGTATTCTGCAACTCTTTTTACATGATTTCCAGTCTCTTTGCTTCTACTTTCACCAATAGCACCCATAGTAAATACAACTTCTTTTTGTGTATTTTCTATTTCGTGATTTAGATTTGTAATTTCCGTTAAACCATCTTCAATTTTTGTTTCAATTTCATCTACAGATAAACCAACATTTTTGTAAATTTTATAAGCTAAAAAGCTTAAAAAACTAATTACAATAATTAAAAGTACCAAAATACTAAAATATGTAATATTTATAAAATCACTTGAAAGTTTTTCTATTTTATCTTCTATATCCGAACTATATTTTTTATTTATATTAATGATATTTAGACTTATATTTCTTATTTCAAACTCTTTATCTTCAATATCTTTTATTTTAATAATATGATTACCCACTTTTTCAACTATTTGTAAATATTCTTGAGTATCAGTATTATCGTAACTATTTATCAATAATTGAATTTTTCCTAACCACTTATTAAAAGTTTCCCTATCTCTTTTTTGATAAAGAACCTCTTTACTATAATATTTCACATCCCCAAATAATTGAGAAAGTTTAAAATCTTTTCGTTCGATTATTTCATGATCAAGTCTTTTTCTTATATCATTTTCAATAGGATAATCACTATCAAATTGAGCAATTAATGATATTTTTTTCTCTTGTAACAAATAAATTGCATCAAAAGCTTTTTCTATTTCTTGTTCACTTTTAAATAAAAGATCAAGTTTTTTAGCAATAACTTCATCTTTATGAATATCACTTATTAAAAAATCTATCAAATCATTTTTATCTTGTTCTTTAAAATTTTCTTGTATTTTCTCAAACTCTAATTCATATTTAACAAAATCTTCTTTTGCTTTATCTAACTTATCAATTGAATCTAA from Arcobacter suis CECT 7833 encodes:
- a CDS encoding cytochrome b/b6 domain-containing protein, with protein sequence MQKSYIWSLPTRVFHALFVIFILLTFLSAQEDQWLNIHAVIGYAVLILVLFRICWGFFGPKYSLFKDFPLGKTNIKDFFNHIFEEKLKYVGHNPLASYVMISMFVVAILAIITGVLAFGIQEGKGILSFLNSSFFKKMELFGEIHEFFSSLFIALIVAHVGGVLVDRFLHKKQETLNSIVTGYKLTSENESIKLNIYQKMFSLLMFIFFIGFIIFNIYNPKNILVASKYEATDYKTQNELFVNECASCHTLYPSQSNAKKIMGINYV
- a CDS encoding diheme cytochrome c, whose product is MSDLENHFGDDASLDVETNKNILAFLLKNSAETSTMEASFKFLQSTKNQDIIALSKTTFWEKTHKDIPKEIFDNEKIKSKANCKACHSDIEKGLIEDENIKNLSDFK
- a CDS encoding Spy/CpxP family protein refolding chaperone; protein product: MKILKIFLILSSLYLFLNADDDHKKYKHSYKNLDFLHLNPTQMEKIKTILIDFKKEYKTFYEYKENQEDLLEDLMEDKNFDEKQYLKIISDIKIKAAILEVERLKKIHAILDEKQREEFAEYLEEWEIE
- a CDS encoding response regulator transcription factor — its product is MNKKVLLIEDDLQMQKFISEYLKDYGFDCTAFAHPKDAIENFKHEENYEIIILDLMLPDMDGFDLFKKLKSIRNIPIIISSARGDIGNKIHGFELGADDYLAKPYEPRELVLRIEHILKKSFNKTIKINDFIIDKENRTVLLDNFPIDFTKIEFEIFVFLSENLNKISSREQILNATSLDINTKNRTIDMHISNIRYKIGDDSKNPKYIKSVWGIGYKFVG
- a CDS encoding ArsS family sensor histidine kinase, whose amino-acid sequence is MSIFKKISILFILSLVLMSVIGFWTDNINSKRMNKLIQEKYLTIIEDIFKNIENKSYIETIFKKNNLTPFKESGTSSNEIIYTQNYTFGKIEILKEMFDDEFIIKINYLDEEYILKTPDEKNLNEKNILNFLVFLDIFVLFLIFLYILNLLTPLKKITKEITNFANGELSSRININSKDEIGILADSFNKMATSLENSIKTREELLRDIGHELRTPIAKGKFAIEKIDDFSQKELLKKIFIDLEILTNELIELEKLNLTKLNITTFSAETLIIESLEKLYLEDESKIEIKINEDFKISGDLHYLSTTLKNLIDNALKYAISFPIIIETNKNEISILNKGTKLSKELEYYLKPFTQELAQRDGFGLGLSIVKKIIDKHGFQVDYSYENEFNIFRINFINGK
- the yedE gene encoding selenium metabolism membrane protein YedE/FdhT, with the protein product MDYFKQFKQNYLVNFWRPTPAVIALGVLAAYYFGITGTYWAVTGEFTRWGGHILQFFGVDISNWGYYKIMKMEGTSLTRVDGVMIIGMFAGCIAAAFWGNNVKLRMPASNIRIMQALIGGIIAGFGARLGMGCNLASLFTGIPQFSLHAWFFTIAMIIGVYLGTKVTMLPFFQSKIKLQKVSCSKELQKDETQVKSFFKFGTFVFIAAIIWALYLIFFANSQKLGIAVLFGCAFGLLIAKAQICFTSAFRDIFTTGRNELAIAIIIGMAVSTLGVFSYIMIGTPAKIMWAGPNAILGGLLFGFGIVLAGGCECGWMYRAVEGQVHFWIVGIGNVIGATFLAFTWDSFSLSLATSWPKINLLESFGSYGGLFMNYILLFLLFLLILKLERNYKQKLKNKGN
- the yedF gene encoding sulfurtransferase-like selenium metabolism protein YedF, which produces MKENITPDYRLDMQGEPCPYPAIKTLEAMDSLQKGEILEIISDCPQSINNIPIDAKNHGYKVLNIDSSGPTIKYLIQK